The Pelobates fuscus isolate aPelFus1 chromosome 2, aPelFus1.pri, whole genome shotgun sequence genome has a segment encoding these proteins:
- the ZBTB2 gene encoding zinc finger and BTB domain-containing protein 2 isoform X1: protein MDLANHGLILLQQLNAQREFGFLCDCTVAIGDVYFKAHKSVLASFSNYFKMLFVHQTSECVRLKSTDIQPDIFSYLLHLMYTGKMAPQLIDPVRLEQGIKFLHAFPLIQEASLASHGGFSHPDQVFPLASSLYGIQIADHQIRPPAKVTPAPEKASRDTRQQNSRLNQDPTPENVQITQLPSALPAANRTNLTFSESVHAPLSPEPTSSVLPTAASLEENSMEESPNEEQNNSLTIAHVKPSIMKRNGSFPKYYACHLCGRRFNLRSSLREHLQLHTGIPFTASTGQTETSISPSFCNNGAEMGKESMETTEAGGMSDSDMPQISDSPIIDGQQQSDTPPPTDIADIDNLEQADQEREVKRRKYECTICGRKFIQKSHWREHMYIHTGKPFKCSTCDKSFCRANQAARHVCLKSSDTYTVVDKQTLELCSFDEGSQMDNMLVQTNKRYKCNLCDKTFSTPNEVVKHTCQGQNSDVFAMEAEGKSILLSSGDSEPADNENSMLTSIKKEQETVLD from the exons ATGGATTTGGCCAACCATGGACTTATTCTTCTCCAGCAACTAAACGCCCAGCGTGAATTTGGGTTTCTGTGTGACTGCACAGTTGCCATAGGCGATGTCTACTTCAAAGCACATAAGTCTGTTCTTGCATCGTTTTCCAATTATTTTAAGATGCTTTTTGTTCATCAGACAAG TGAATGTGTCCGCTTGAAGTCGACAGACATCCAGCCAGACATCTTTAGTTATCTCTTGCACCTGATGTACACTGGGAAAATGGCTCCACAGCTCATCGATCCTGTTCGCCTGGAGCAAGGCATTAAGTTTTTGCATGCATTTCCTCTCATCCAAGAAGCCAGCCTTGCAAGTCACGGTGGGTTTTCTCACCCTGATCAGGTTTTCCCTCTTGCATCTTCTCTCTATGGCATTCAAATTGCAGATCACCAAATAAGGCCCCCAGCAAAGGTTACCCCAGCCCCTGAAAAAGCTAGCCGTGACACACGGCAGCAAAATTCTAGATTAAATCAGGATCCCACACCTGAGAACGTGCAAATAACACAGCTCCCCTCTGCACTACCTGCAGCAAACCGGACAAATTTAACATTCTCTGAGTCTGTACATGCACCATTATCACCTGAGCCAACCTCTTCTGTCCTTCCTACAGCTGCTTCTCTAGAAGAAAACAGTATGGAGGAATCGCCAAATGAGGAGCAGAACAACTCTCTGACAATAGCCCACGTGAAGCCAAGCATTATGAAGAGAAATGGAAGCTTCCCCAAATACTATGCTTGTCATCTTTGTGGACGTCGCTTTAACTTGCGGAGTAGCCTGCGTGAACATCTTCAGCTTCACACAGGAATACCGTTCACCGCCTCGACTGGGCAGACAGAGACTAGCATCTCCCCATCATTCTGCAACAATGGAGCTGAGATGGGAAAAGAATCCATGGAGACAACTGAAGCTGGTGGCATGAGTGACAGTGACATGCCACAGATTTCTGACTCTCCAATCATTGATGGGCAACAACAGTCTGATACTCCACCACCTACAGACATTGCAGACATAGATAATTTAGAGCAAGCAGACCAAGAGAGAGAAGTAAAGCGTAGAAAGTATGAATGCACAATATGCGGGCGTAAGTTTATCCAAAAGAGCCATTGGAGGGAGCATATGTACATCCATACAGGTAAACCATTCAAATGCAGCACCTGTGATAAGAGCTTCTGCAGGGCAAACCAAGCTGCAAGACATGTTTGTCTTAAAAGCTCTGATACATACACAGTGGTGGACAAGCAGACTCTCGAATTGTGTTCCTTTGATGAAGGCAGCCAAATGGACAACATGCTAGTTCAAACAAACAAACGTTATAAATGTAACCTGTGTGACAAAACATTCTCAACCCCCAATGAGGTGGTCAAACATACGTGCCAAGGCCAAAATTCTGATGTCTTTGCTATGGAAGCAGAAGGAAAGTCCATTCTTTTGAGCAGTGGAGACTCAGAACCTGCTGACAATGAAAACTCAATGCTAACTTCTATTAAGAAAGAGCAAGAAACTGTGCTAGATTAA
- the ZBTB2 gene encoding zinc finger and BTB domain-containing protein 2 isoform X2 has protein sequence MDLANHGLILLQQLNAQREFGFLCDCTVAIGDVYFKAHKSVLASFSNYFKMLFVHQTSECVRLKSTDIQPDIFSYLLHLMYTGKMAPQLIDPVRLEQGIKFLHAFPLIQEASLASHAASLEENSMEESPNEEQNNSLTIAHVKPSIMKRNGSFPKYYACHLCGRRFNLRSSLREHLQLHTGIPFTASTGQTETSISPSFCNNGAEMGKESMETTEAGGMSDSDMPQISDSPIIDGQQQSDTPPPTDIADIDNLEQADQEREVKRRKYECTICGRKFIQKSHWREHMYIHTGKPFKCSTCDKSFCRANQAARHVCLKSSDTYTVVDKQTLELCSFDEGSQMDNMLVQTNKRYKCNLCDKTFSTPNEVVKHTCQGQNSDVFAMEAEGKSILLSSGDSEPADNENSMLTSIKKEQETVLD, from the exons ATGGATTTGGCCAACCATGGACTTATTCTTCTCCAGCAACTAAACGCCCAGCGTGAATTTGGGTTTCTGTGTGACTGCACAGTTGCCATAGGCGATGTCTACTTCAAAGCACATAAGTCTGTTCTTGCATCGTTTTCCAATTATTTTAAGATGCTTTTTGTTCATCAGACAAG TGAATGTGTCCGCTTGAAGTCGACAGACATCCAGCCAGACATCTTTAGTTATCTCTTGCACCTGATGTACACTGGGAAAATGGCTCCACAGCTCATCGATCCTGTTCGCCTGGAGCAAGGCATTAAGTTTTTGCATGCATTTCCTCTCATCCAAGAAGCCAGCCTTGCAAGTCACG CTGCTTCTCTAGAAGAAAACAGTATGGAGGAATCGCCAAATGAGGAGCAGAACAACTCTCTGACAATAGCCCACGTGAAGCCAAGCATTATGAAGAGAAATGGAAGCTTCCCCAAATACTATGCTTGTCATCTTTGTGGACGTCGCTTTAACTTGCGGAGTAGCCTGCGTGAACATCTTCAGCTTCACACAGGAATACCGTTCACCGCCTCGACTGGGCAGACAGAGACTAGCATCTCCCCATCATTCTGCAACAATGGAGCTGAGATGGGAAAAGAATCCATGGAGACAACTGAAGCTGGTGGCATGAGTGACAGTGACATGCCACAGATTTCTGACTCTCCAATCATTGATGGGCAACAACAGTCTGATACTCCACCACCTACAGACATTGCAGACATAGATAATTTAGAGCAAGCAGACCAAGAGAGAGAAGTAAAGCGTAGAAAGTATGAATGCACAATATGCGGGCGTAAGTTTATCCAAAAGAGCCATTGGAGGGAGCATATGTACATCCATACAGGTAAACCATTCAAATGCAGCACCTGTGATAAGAGCTTCTGCAGGGCAAACCAAGCTGCAAGACATGTTTGTCTTAAAAGCTCTGATACATACACAGTGGTGGACAAGCAGACTCTCGAATTGTGTTCCTTTGATGAAGGCAGCCAAATGGACAACATGCTAGTTCAAACAAACAAACGTTATAAATGTAACCTGTGTGACAAAACATTCTCAACCCCCAATGAGGTGGTCAAACATACGTGCCAAGGCCAAAATTCTGATGTCTTTGCTATGGAAGCAGAAGGAAAGTCCATTCTTTTGAGCAGTGGAGACTCAGAACCTGCTGACAATGAAAACTCAATGCTAACTTCTATTAAGAAAGAGCAAGAAACTGTGCTAGATTAA